A genomic segment from Asterias amurensis chromosome 6, ASM3211899v1 encodes:
- the LOC139938791 gene encoding zinc finger matrin-type protein 5-like has translation MKRYYCDYCDKSFPDNKQNRRKHMKGGQHQSNEKLHYLNFKAPEEILEEESAKTPCQRFNRTGECSFGVICRFSHLTTQRRHELLNEIEERKRIEASQTQPGEKTNPTVEDWLESRTKRRRTEKETSKTGGGEVDDGSSDDIMGVGSLPPVLRGIPDLPPSLLPPSVESLLRIKDVEWG, from the exons ATGAAGCGGTATTACTGTGATTATTGCGATAAATCTTTTCCAGACAACAAGCAGAACCGACGAAAGCACATGAAAGGTGGACAGCATCAATCAAATGAGAAGCTCCATTATCTGAATTTCAAAG CTCCTGAAGAAATCTTGGAGGAGGAATCAGCGAAAACGCCCTGCCAGAGATTTAATCGAACAG GTGAATGCAGTTTTGGCGTAATCTGCCGGTTCTCCCACTTAACAACACAGAGAAGACACGAGCTCCTAAATG AAATTGAAGAGAGAAAGCGTATTGAAGCGTCACAAACACAGCCTGGAGAGAAGACTAATCCTACAGTGGAAGACTGGCTAGAGAGTAGAACCAAGAGAAGGAGGACTGAAAAAGAGACTAGCAAAACAGGGGGAGGAGAGGTGGATGATGGATCATCAGATGACATCATGGGTGTAGGCAGTCTACCACCTGTACTAAGAGGCATACCAGATCTTCCACCATCTCTTCTCCCGCCCTCTGTAGAAAGTCTGTTACGGATTAAAGATGTTGAGTGGGGTTGA